Proteins found in one Abyssisolibacter fermentans genomic segment:
- a CDS encoding phasin family protein, with the protein MISLKNILLAGIGTAAYTYEKAVDIVDDMVKKGEITIKQGKELTDELKKRSVEGFDNANSNLKQTIMNIENMTQNELEEIKKKINELELK; encoded by the coding sequence ATGATAAGTTTAAAAAATATTTTATTAGCAGGAATAGGAACAGCTGCTTATACTTATGAAAAAGCAGTGGATATTGTTGACGACATGGTAAAAAAAGGTGAAATAACTATTAAACAAGGCAAAGAGTTAACAGATGAATTGAAAAAAAGGTCAGTAGAAGGTTTTGATAATGCTAATAGTAATTTAAAACAGACTATTATGAATATAGAAAATATGACCCAAAATGAGCTTGAAGAAATAAAGAAAAAAATAAATGAATTGGAGTTAAAGTAA
- a CDS encoding ABC1 kinase family protein — protein sequence MNRIKEKKRVKEIISVFVKYGLKKERIKPENLRLALEELGPTYIKLGQILSTRSDIIPQSYILEFEKLQDSVKPLSYDVIHDILEENFGDKIDDVFIEIDHNPIASASIAQVHKAIMKDGTRVALKILRPNIREIMLSDMKILKRFSILAKLTPQGHIIDIKEAIDFFIDIIEKELDLNKEAQNLDKFYENNIDSKLIKCPKVFKEYSNYDILVMEYIDGIKITNINKLKQEGYDLEEIASKLAYNFLKQVFEDGFFHGDPHPGNIIINNRKIVFFDFGAIGIMDKDMQKDFNNLLLAIGSRDIQKMTHAVLKIGIKRGKINIRKLYSDIEEIYGQYIDESLLNINVVQIINDVTKAAKNNNIAMPVSIMMFVKGMMILEGVIEHLAPDMSIMDVAIPYIQSNLIFNKDIKKEIIKQLNSVYTSYRNTIKLPTKTLEVLNTLNAGKLKIKLEHLRLERSVYRISKMINRVVVSLIISSIVIGSSLVINANAGPKIYDMSFFGLIGYLSAGLMGIWLVISMIRSGKM from the coding sequence ATGAATAGAATAAAAGAGAAAAAAAGAGTTAAAGAGATAATATCAGTATTTGTAAAGTATGGTTTAAAAAAAGAAAGGATAAAGCCTGAAAATTTAAGACTAGCCTTAGAGGAATTAGGTCCTACTTATATTAAGCTTGGACAAATACTATCTACTAGATCAGATATAATTCCTCAAAGCTATATATTAGAATTCGAAAAACTCCAAGATAGCGTAAAACCTCTTTCGTATGATGTAATACATGATATATTAGAAGAAAATTTTGGTGACAAAATTGATGATGTTTTCATTGAAATTGATCACAATCCTATAGCATCTGCATCTATAGCTCAAGTTCACAAAGCAATAATGAAGGATGGCACAAGAGTAGCATTAAAAATTTTAAGACCTAATATAAGAGAAATTATGCTTAGTGATATGAAGATACTTAAGAGATTTTCTATATTAGCTAAACTAACACCCCAAGGGCATATAATTGATATAAAAGAAGCTATAGATTTTTTTATTGATATTATAGAGAAAGAACTTGATTTAAATAAAGAAGCACAAAATTTGGATAAATTTTACGAAAACAATATAGACTCTAAACTTATAAAATGTCCAAAGGTATTCAAAGAATATAGTAACTATGACATATTAGTTATGGAATATATTGATGGTATAAAAATAACTAATATAAATAAATTAAAGCAAGAAGGATATGATTTAGAAGAAATAGCTTCAAAATTAGCCTATAATTTTTTAAAACAAGTTTTTGAAGATGGTTTTTTTCATGGTGATCCTCATCCAGGAAATATAATTATTAATAATAGAAAAATAGTATTTTTTGATTTTGGTGCAATAGGAATTATGGACAAAGATATGCAAAAAGATTTCAATAATCTTTTATTAGCAATAGGTTCAAGAGATATTCAAAAAATGACACATGCAGTACTTAAAATAGGTATCAAGAGAGGTAAAATAAACATACGCAAACTCTATTCGGATATAGAAGAAATATACGGCCAATATATAGATGAATCATTGTTAAATATAAATGTAGTACAAATAATTAATGATGTTACAAAAGCTGCAAAAAATAATAATATAGCCATGCCAGTTAGTATAATGATGTTTGTCAAAGGCATGATGATTTTGGAAGGTGTTATAGAGCATCTAGCACCTGATATGAGTATAATGGACGTAGCAATACCATATATTCAATCAAATTTGATATTTAATAAAGATATCAAAAAAGAAATTATAAAGCAGTTAAACTCAGTATACACTTCTTATAGAAATACTATAAAACTACCAACTAAAACTCTTGAGGTTCTAAATACATTAAACGCTGGTAAACTAAAAATAAAACTTGAACATTTAAGATTAGAAAGAAGTGTATATAGAATAAGCAAAATGATAAATAGGGTAGTTGTAAGTCTTATAATTTCATCTATAGTAATAGGTTCATCTTTAGTAATAAATGCGAATGCCGGACCCAAAATATATGACATGTCATTTTTTGGATTAATAGGTTATTTAAGTGCAGGATTAATGGGGATTTGGCTTGTAATTTCTATGATACGCTCAGGGAAAATGTAA
- a CDS encoding ACT domain-containing protein, with amino-acid sequence MYNKYLVIDKSILPDIFDKVINAKELLRTGKAKEVTEAVKKVGISRSTFYKYKDYVFTVSEGGIGRKVTISLLLNHRPGLLSNILNIIANAKGNILTINQDIPINSTANVSITFDRANTIVELDVILQQIKEMTGVAKLRLIAME; translated from the coding sequence ATGTATAATAAATATTTAGTTATTGATAAAAGTATATTACCTGATATTTTTGATAAAGTTATAAATGCAAAGGAATTACTTAGAACTGGAAAGGCTAAGGAAGTTACAGAGGCTGTAAAAAAAGTTGGAATTAGTCGAAGTACATTTTATAAATATAAAGACTACGTATTTACTGTCTCTGAAGGAGGTATTGGACGAAAGGTTACAATATCGTTATTACTAAATCACCGACCAGGTTTGCTGTCAAATATACTAAATATAATTGCCAATGCAAAAGGAAATATATTAACTATAAATCAAGATATACCTATAAATAGTACTGCTAATGTTAGCATTACATTTGACAGAGCTAATACTATAGTAGAATTAGATGTAATTTTACAGCAGATAAAAGAAATGACTGGAGTAGCAAAACTTAGGCTTATTGCTATGGAATAA
- a CDS encoding homoserine dehydrogenase, which translates to MIKIGLLGFGTVGSGVYEIITTNENFKKSMKDKVMISKILVRDKNKDRNIKFPQNILTENADDILNDPEIDIVVAVMGGINPSYQYIIKAFENGKHVVTANKAVVSKYYDTFLTTAKKNNRAFLFEASVGGGIPVIKPLKQSVKINDVDKIKGILNGTTNFILTKMTEESYSFEDALKLAQELGYAEADPTDDIQGYDIARKLSILSNIAFKSTTSVENIKCRGISDISKCDIEKFDELGKKVKLVGSAIKIEDEYSASVEPLLVDKNSTLGTVNDAFNIVSVSGNTVGELQFFGQGAGKNPTANAVVCDIIDVINGEYENFDNDNKKVIDSAGAKLFEGSYYLRITPENKQQIPNLIDFLLNKALKFKICEQDENLIIITEAIRADKMENLVELLNTEHKNYCYARFDDNKILA; encoded by the coding sequence ATGATTAAAATTGGTCTTTTGGGTTTTGGAACTGTAGGTTCAGGTGTATATGAGATTATAACTACTAATGAAAATTTTAAAAAAAGCATGAAAGATAAAGTCATGATTAGCAAAATTCTTGTTAGAGATAAAAATAAAGATAGAAATATAAAATTCCCTCAAAACATACTTACGGAAAATGCTGATGATATTTTAAATGACCCTGAAATTGATATCGTTGTTGCAGTTATGGGAGGAATAAATCCTTCATACCAATATATTATTAAGGCTTTTGAAAATGGTAAGCATGTAGTTACTGCCAATAAAGCTGTTGTATCAAAATACTATGATACTTTTTTAACTACTGCTAAAAAAAATAATAGAGCTTTTCTTTTTGAGGCAAGTGTTGGAGGTGGTATACCTGTAATCAAACCATTAAAACAAAGTGTGAAAATTAATGATGTTGATAAAATAAAAGGTATACTTAACGGAACTACAAATTTTATTTTGACAAAGATGACTGAGGAAAGTTACTCTTTTGAAGATGCATTAAAACTTGCTCAAGAACTAGGTTATGCTGAAGCAGACCCTACTGATGATATACAGGGCTATGACATTGCAAGAAAACTGTCCATATTATCTAATATCGCTTTTAAATCTACTACTAGTGTTGAAAATATTAAATGCAGAGGTATTAGTGATATTTCTAAATGTGATATAGAAAAATTCGATGAACTAGGCAAGAAAGTTAAACTTGTTGGCAGTGCAATTAAAATAGAAGATGAATATTCTGCCAGCGTTGAACCATTGTTAGTTGATAAAAATTCTACTCTTGGTACTGTAAATGACGCATTCAATATAGTGTCCGTATCTGGTAATACTGTAGGTGAACTTCAATTCTTTGGACAAGGTGCTGGTAAAAATCCTACCGCCAATGCTGTTGTTTGCGATATAATCGACGTTATAAATGGAGAATATGAAAATTTTGATAATGATAATAAAAAAGTTATTGATTCAGCAGGAGCAAAATTATTTGAAGGAAGCTACTATTTAAGAATTACTCCTGAAAACAAGCAGCAGATACCAAATTTAATTGATTTCTTATTAAATAAAGCTTTGAAATTCAAAATCTGTGAACAAGATGAAAATCTTATTATTATTACCGAAGCTATACGTGCTGATAAAATGGAAAATTTAGTTGAATTGCTAAATACCGAACATAAAAACTATTGCTATGCTAGGTTTGATGATAACAAAATATTAGCTTAA
- a CDS encoding aspartate kinase yields MDNVLVQKYGGTSVGSTKKIKRIAQNIVRNKKNGLKVVVVVSAMGNTTNELISKALEVNKQPPSRELDMLLATGEQVSISLLAMAIKSLGHDVISLTGGQCGILTDGNHKKAKITEIKTDRLLSELEQDKIIIVAGFQGIDNCNDITTLGRGGSDTTAVALAAALKADMCEIYTDVDGVYTTDPRIVQNASLIDKISYDEMLELASLGSSVLHPRSVELARKFKVPLVVKSSFTMNKGTIVTEVDTMEKVVVRGLALDQEIAKISILEVPDKPGIAYKLFAELAKNNIGVDIIIQNINRNSVNDISFTVKIDDLDEAVEISEKIVSEIGAKKVIYDKAVSKLSVVGAGISGSAEVASIFFKSLYELGINIQTISSSQIKISCIIETDKALKALTYLHDKFHLSGLNGEDAVI; encoded by the coding sequence ATGGACAATGTATTAGTACAAAAATACGGGGGTACTTCTGTAGGTTCTACTAAAAAAATTAAACGTATTGCACAAAACATAGTTCGTAATAAAAAAAATGGATTAAAGGTTGTTGTTGTAGTTTCAGCTATGGGTAATACGACTAATGAATTAATAAGCAAAGCTCTTGAAGTAAATAAGCAACCTCCTAGCAGGGAGCTTGACATGCTTTTAGCTACTGGTGAACAAGTATCTATTTCATTACTAGCTATGGCTATTAAATCACTTGGTCATGATGTTATATCTTTAACTGGTGGTCAATGCGGTATATTAACTGACGGTAACCATAAAAAAGCTAAAATTACTGAAATAAAAACCGACAGATTATTATCTGAACTTGAACAAGATAAAATAATAATTGTAGCTGGTTTCCAAGGAATAGATAATTGTAACGATATCACCACTCTAGGACGTGGTGGTTCTGATACTACAGCCGTCGCTCTTGCAGCTGCATTGAAGGCTGATATGTGTGAAATATATACTGATGTTGATGGTGTTTATACAACAGATCCAAGAATAGTTCAGAATGCTTCTTTAATAGATAAAATTTCGTATGACGAAATGCTTGAGCTAGCAAGCTTAGGAAGCAGTGTTCTTCATCCAAGAAGTGTTGAACTTGCTAGAAAATTCAAAGTTCCTTTGGTTGTAAAATCCAGTTTTACAATGAATAAAGGTACAATTGTAACGGAGGTAGATACTATGGAAAAGGTTGTAGTAAGAGGTCTAGCTTTAGATCAAGAAATAGCCAAAATATCAATACTAGAAGTTCCTGACAAACCAGGAATAGCTTATAAATTATTCGCCGAACTCGCAAAGAATAATATAGGTGTAGATATTATCATACAAAATATAAACAGAAACTCTGTTAATGATATATCTTTTACAGTAAAGATAGATGATTTAGACGAAGCTGTTGAAATATCTGAGAAAATTGTTTCTGAAATAGGGGCTAAAAAAGTTATATATGACAAAGCTGTCAGCAAGCTTTCTGTTGTTGGAGCAGGAATATCCGGTAGTGCTGAAGTGGCTTCTATATTCTTTAAATCACTATATGAATTAGGTATCAATATTCAAACAATCAGTTCTTCACAAATAAAAATATCATGTATAATAGAAACTGATAAAGCCCTTAAAGCTCTAACTTATTTACATGATAAATTTCATTTAAGTGGTCTTAATGGAGAGGATGCTGTGATTTAA
- the thrB gene encoding homoserine kinase: MFEVVVPATSANMGPGFDSLGIALGLYNKYYFEEIEEGLVFEGCPDEFKNENNLVYISMKKCFERTGYQCKGIKIVFDTKIPVSRGLGSSAACAVAGALAANQISGDVLSIEEILKLTTEIEGHPDNVAPALFGGMIASAQNKEEVLYSKAKIDESFNFYILIPDFKLSTQKSREVLPKKIDYSDGIFNVGRTALMLCALSNGDGHLLKASFQDKLHQPYRSKLIEGYDLFMKTLNDLDNTAGFISGAGSTLAVITKENDEKVVEKLKFIINNLNNKWIIKKVDIDYEGAKIINS, encoded by the coding sequence ATGTTTGAAGTTGTAGTTCCCGCTACTAGTGCAAATATGGGACCAGGTTTTGATAGTCTGGGGATAGCTCTAGGACTTTATAATAAATATTATTTTGAAGAAATAGAAGAGGGTTTAGTATTTGAAGGCTGTCCAGACGAGTTTAAGAATGAAAACAATTTAGTATATATTTCTATGAAAAAATGTTTTGAAAGAACAGGATATCAATGTAAGGGCATTAAAATAGTGTTTGATACAAAAATACCTGTTTCAAGAGGTTTAGGAAGCAGTGCTGCATGTGCAGTTGCAGGTGCTTTAGCCGCAAATCAAATAAGTGGTGACGTATTAAGTATAGAAGAAATATTAAAATTAACAACTGAAATAGAGGGACATCCGGATAATGTAGCACCAGCTTTATTTGGTGGAATGATAGCTTCAGCACAAAACAAAGAAGAGGTTCTATATAGTAAGGCTAAAATAGATGAAAGCTTTAATTTTTATATTTTAATTCCTGATTTTAAGCTTTCTACACAAAAATCCAGAGAAGTTTTGCCTAAAAAAATAGATTATAGTGATGGAATTTTTAATGTTGGAAGAACAGCCTTAATGCTTTGTGCTTTATCAAATGGAGATGGTCATTTACTAAAGGCATCATTTCAAGATAAATTACATCAACCTTATAGAAGTAAACTTATTGAAGGTTATGATTTATTTATGAAAACTCTCAATGACTTAGATAATACAGCAGGTTTCATAAGTGGAGCAGGTTCTACTTTAGCAGTTATTACAAAAGAAAATGATGAAAAAGTTGTTGAAAAGTTAAAATTTATAATAAATAATCTAAATAATAAATGGATTATAAAAAAAGTTGATATAGATTATGAAGGTGCAAAAATAATTAACTCGTAG
- the thrC gene encoding threonine synthase, with protein sequence MLYYSTRSLNKKVTSSEAIINGIAEDGGLYVPEYLPKIENLKELLDLNYKQLACVVLNKFFTDFTKEEIKECVYNAYNEKFRSNEIAPLKKCEDMYFLELFHGATLAFKDMALSILPHLMTTAVKKHKLEKEVVILTATSGDTGKAALEGFKDVEGIKIIVFFPRDGVSDVQKMQMITQVGNNTHVIMLEGNFDDAQNGVKEIFVDQELKDQLLEKNIILSSANSINIGRLVPQIVYYIYAYMNLVRNKEIKLKEEINIGVPTGNFGNILAAYYAKQMGLPINKLICASNENNILTDFINTGVYDINRKFKTTTSPSMDILISSNLERLLYEITTKDSGVVTSYMNSLKNKSAYKINEKQISNISDFYGDYAKEIDVTNAIKEVYEKYNYVIDTHTAVAYHVCKNYKNISKDNKKIVIASTASPFKFAGSVYRALNKCNYEYNDFEFINKLSEDFNIDIPSPIKDIDKLEVLHQQVCLKSTMKETVCRMLKV encoded by the coding sequence ATGCTTTATTATAGTACAAGAAGTTTGAATAAAAAAGTTACTTCATCAGAAGCAATAATTAATGGCATAGCAGAAGATGGAGGATTATACGTACCTGAATATTTACCCAAAATAGAAAATTTAAAGGAATTACTCGATTTAAATTATAAACAATTAGCATGTGTAGTTTTAAATAAATTTTTTACTGATTTTACAAAAGAAGAAATCAAAGAATGTGTTTACAATGCATATAATGAGAAATTTAGAAGTAATGAAATAGCTCCATTAAAGAAATGTGAAGACATGTATTTTCTTGAACTATTTCATGGCGCGACATTAGCTTTTAAGGATATGGCATTATCTATCCTTCCTCACCTTATGACCACAGCAGTTAAAAAACATAAATTAGAAAAGGAAGTAGTTATTTTAACAGCAACTTCTGGAGATACAGGGAAAGCTGCACTAGAGGGTTTTAAAGATGTTGAAGGTATAAAGATAATAGTATTTTTTCCAAGAGATGGAGTAAGTGATGTACAAAAAATGCAGATGATTACACAAGTAGGAAACAATACTCATGTTATCATGCTTGAAGGCAATTTTGATGATGCACAAAATGGAGTAAAAGAAATATTTGTAGATCAAGAATTAAAAGATCAATTACTTGAAAAAAATATTATTTTATCTTCAGCAAACTCAATTAATATAGGAAGACTAGTACCACAGATAGTTTATTATATATATGCATATATGAACTTAGTAAGAAATAAAGAAATAAAATTAAAAGAAGAGATAAATATAGGAGTACCAACTGGTAATTTTGGAAACATATTAGCTGCCTATTATGCAAAGCAAATGGGACTGCCAATAAATAAACTTATATGTGCGTCAAATGAAAATAATATATTGACTGATTTTATAAACACAGGTGTATACGATATAAATAGAAAATTTAAGACAACCACTTCTCCATCAATGGATATATTAATATCAAGCAATTTGGAAAGATTGTTATATGAAATAACAACTAAAGACAGCGGCGTAGTAACTAGCTATATGAATAGCCTTAAAAATAAGAGTGCTTATAAAATAAATGAAAAACAGATTTCTAATATAAGCGATTTTTATGGAGATTATGCTAAAGAGATAGATGTTACAAATGCTATAAAGGAAGTTTATGAAAAATACAACTATGTAATAGACACTCATACAGCGGTTGCTTACCATGTATGCAAAAACTATAAAAACATATCAAAGGATAATAAAAAAATAGTTATTGCTTCAACAGCTAGTCCTTTCAAATTCGCAGGGAGTGTATATAGAGCTTTAAATAAATGTAACTATGAATATAATGACTTTGAATTTATAAATAAATTATCAGAGGACTTTAATATAGATATACCAAGTCCAATAAAAGATATCGATAAACTAGAGGTATTACATCAACAAGTCTGTTTAAAAAGTACTATGAAAGAAACTGTTTGTAGAATGTTAAAAGTGTAG
- the ilvB gene encoding biosynthetic-type acetolactate synthase large subunit, whose product MRLNGAEIVLNCLKEENVDTVFGYPGGAVVPLYDELYKMNGEINHVRCAHEQGCVHAADGYARSTGNVGVCFVTSGPGATNAVTGIAAAYMDSVPLVVISGQVTTSLLGKDSFQEIDITGVTMTLTKHNYLVKDITKLPEIMKEAFNIAQNGRPGPVLIDIPKNIFLEETEIDSNQIQDKQIIIDKITDADIDKAAHIINSSNKPVIYAGGGVIISDASKELIVFAKKSGIPVVNTLMGLGNYPRSDELSLGMAGMHGFREANLAVKNSDLIIGIGTRFSDRGIGKSDHYNFTKIIHIDVDNTEINKNMKCDISFIGDMKHIIGKLSDKIKFRDRTEWIRKIKNWSVKDKINESDFVAKNILNKIQEYYKKDTIVTTDVGQHQMWVAQYWEFEKSRTFLTSGGLGAMGYGLGAALGAKLGNPDKDVILVTGDGSFRMNCNEMSTSTKYNLPVVIIMFNNNSLGLVRQLQTHFAGSRYSQTDMTQDVDYMVLAQAYGFKGYQVNNMNDLERALNEVASLSKKSVVIECIIDKEELVLPIVPPGSPINNQII is encoded by the coding sequence ATGAGACTTAATGGAGCAGAAATAGTACTAAACTGTTTAAAGGAAGAAAATGTAGATACCGTATTTGGTTATCCTGGGGGAGCAGTAGTACCCTTATATGATGAATTATATAAAATGAATGGCGAAATTAACCACGTCAGATGTGCTCATGAACAAGGATGTGTTCATGCAGCAGATGGTTATGCAAGGTCGACTGGAAATGTCGGCGTATGCTTCGTCACTTCAGGACCGGGTGCAACTAATGCCGTCACAGGTATAGCTGCAGCATATATGGATTCTGTTCCATTAGTCGTAATTTCAGGACAAGTTACTACAAGTTTGTTAGGAAAAGACTCCTTTCAAGAAATTGATATTACAGGAGTTACTATGACATTAACTAAGCATAATTATTTAGTCAAAGATATAACAAAGCTTCCTGAGATAATGAAAGAAGCATTTAATATTGCCCAAAATGGTAGACCTGGTCCAGTACTAATAGATATACCTAAAAATATATTTTTAGAAGAAACTGAGATTGATAGTAATCAAATACAGGATAAACAAATCATAATAGACAAAATAACAGATGCAGATATAGATAAGGCGGCACATATTATTAATAGTTCAAATAAACCTGTGATATATGCAGGAGGTGGAGTTATTATATCTGATGCATCAAAAGAATTAATTGTCTTTGCAAAAAAATCAGGTATTCCAGTTGTTAATACATTAATGGGTTTAGGTAATTATCCTAGAAGTGATGAATTATCCTTAGGTATGGCTGGAATGCATGGCTTTAGAGAAGCAAACCTAGCAGTAAAAAATAGCGATTTGATAATAGGTATTGGTACAAGATTTAGTGATAGAGGCATAGGGAAATCAGACCATTACAATTTTACGAAAATAATACACATAGATGTTGACAATACAGAAATAAATAAAAATATGAAATGTGATATATCTTTTATAGGAGATATGAAACACATTATTGGTAAATTATCAGATAAAATTAAATTTAGAGATAGAACTGAATGGATTAGAAAAATAAAGAATTGGTCTGTGAAAGATAAAATCAATGAATCTGATTTTGTTGCTAAGAATATATTAAATAAAATACAGGAGTACTATAAAAAAGATACAATAGTAACAACAGATGTAGGACAACATCAAATGTGGGTAGCTCAATATTGGGAATTTGAAAAATCAAGAACATTTCTGACATCAGGAGGTCTTGGGGCTATGGGCTATGGGCTGGGAGCAGCATTAGGAGCAAAACTAGGTAATCCAGATAAAGATGTAATATTAGTAACTGGAGACGGAAGTTTTAGAATGAATTGTAACGAAATGAGCACTTCAACCAAATATAATTTACCTGTAGTTATAATAATGTTTAACAATAATTCATTAGGATTAGTAAGACAGTTACAAACACATTTTGCTGGGAGTAGATATTCTCAAACTGACATGACACAGGATGTTGACTATATGGTACTAGCACAAGCCTATGGGTTCAAAGGTTATCAAGTAAATAATATGAATGATTTAGAAAGAGCATTGAATGAAGTAGCTTCATTAAGTAAAAAATCTGTAGTAATAGAATGTATTATAGACAAAGAAGAATTGGTATTGCCTATAGTACCTCCTGGTTCACCGATAAATAATCAAATTATTTAA
- a CDS encoding MgtC/SapB family protein has product MLNITCISVRLLMALVLGGLIGLQREGKNRPAGFRTHILVCMGAALIMLCGIFLFNNYSSFSNLDPARLGAQVISGIGFLGAGTIIKEGSTVKGLTTAASLWAVAGIGLAVGSGFYIGAIIATLLILITLIIFSKFEPYINQSKIYSYIDLSTINIPGQIGKIGTVLGNLNISIDNISMEESSKNHLSLELTITNPLKIPNNTIVKNLAQIEGIQSIEINHTK; this is encoded by the coding sequence ATGCTTAATATAACTTGTATTTCAGTAAGATTACTTATGGCTTTAGTTTTGGGTGGTTTGATAGGGTTACAAAGAGAAGGTAAAAATCGTCCTGCTGGTTTTCGAACTCATATACTTGTATGTATGGGGGCAGCACTTATAATGCTTTGCGGTATATTCCTTTTTAATAATTATAGCAGTTTTAGCAATCTAGATCCTGCTCGTCTAGGGGCTCAAGTTATAAGTGGTATAGGTTTTTTAGGAGCGGGTACTATAATTAAAGAAGGATCTACTGTAAAGGGATTAACCACCGCTGCTAGTTTATGGGCTGTAGCAGGTATAGGTTTAGCAGTTGGTAGTGGTTTTTATATAGGTGCTATTATTGCTACACTTTTAATATTAATTACTTTAATAATATTTTCAAAATTTGAGCCATATATTAACCAATCTAAGATATATTCATATATAGACTTAAGTACGATTAATATTCCTGGTCAAATAGGAAAAATAGGTACCGTATTAGGAAATCTAAATATTTCAATAGATAATATAAGTATGGAAGAATCTAGCAAGAACCATTTGTCTTTAGAGCTGACTATTACTAATCCACTAAAAATACCTAATAATACTATTGTTAAAAATTTAGCTCAGATAGAAGGTATTCAATCTATAGAAATTAACCATACCAAATAA